The Bemisia tabaci chromosome 5, PGI_BMITA_v3 genome includes a window with the following:
- the Ppox gene encoding protoporphyrinogen oxidase: MTAILGGGLAGLSSAFYLLKNKAHPVTVFEGSKVVGGWIQSEKRENGVIFELGPRTIRPAGPKGATTLALLEELNLGPKVKPMPVTHPAAKNRLIYVNNKLHTLPVGISGLVRAHPPLSKSVLRYLIHECRAKKVEKEDESLYDFVERRFGEEIAEYIVRPMLCGICAGDAKEISVKFLMAVPFQLEQEHGSVIKGLIKNWLKRRDKSKVVSIPQSNLFFRSKMEHWSVYSLNGGLGELPKTLHEAVSFNPNCEVNLDANCTDIEFQGSSVNLTIKDKKHTFDHLICATSSINLAPLLKKQHPVLADELSKIPFVNVIVINLAFSKKLLKQEAFGFLVPPSQKLPILGVIYDSSCLDLKNETVLTVMMGGRWFDQYFSEKQSESELLDIALNQLKHILGINEKPEAFKVSILRNCIAQYIVGHADRVERIEKYINEKRLPITLVGASYYGVGINDVVSSAMTGVEKLSKKIALEKSSERSNTFRTTF; encoded by the coding sequence ATGACAGCAATCCTTGGTGGAGGTCTGGCTGGACTGTCGTCTGCATTTTATTTGTTGAAAAACAAAGCTCATCCTGTAACTGTTTTTGAAGGCTCCAAAGTTGTTGGCGGCTGGATTCAATCTGAGAAACGTGAAAATGGAGTGATTTTTGAATTGGGTCCAAGAACAATCCGTCCTGCTGGACCAAAAGGTGCAACTACTCTAGCCCTTCTTGAGGAGCTCAATCTAGGGCCCAAAGTCAAGCCCATGCCTGTAACCCATCCTGCCGCCAAAAATCGTCTTATTTATGTGAATAACAAGTTGCATACACTGCCAGTGGGCATTTCAGGTTTGGTGAGAGCACATCCTCCCTTAAGCAAATCAGTGCTAAGATACCTTATCCATGAGTGTAGAGCAAAGAAAGTTGAGAAGGAGGATGAGAGCCTGTATGATTTCGTGGAAAGGCGCTTTGGAGAAGAAATTGCCGAATATATAGTTAGGCCTATGCTTTGTGGAATCTGTGCAGGTGATGCGAAAGAGATTAGCGTCAAGTTTCTAATGGCAGTTCCTTTCCAATTGGAGCAGGAGCATGGCTCTGTAATTAAAGGATTGATAAAAAATTGGCTAAAACGACGCGATAAGTCAAAAGTAGTCAGCATACCTcaaagtaatttattttttcgatcGAAGATGGAGCACTGGAGTGTGTACTCTTTAAATGGTGGATTGGGGGAATTACCTAAAACATTGCATGAGGCTGTTTCTTTCAATCCCAATTGCGAGGTCAATTTGGATGCAAACTGCACTGATATTGAATTCCAAGGGAGTTCAGTCAACCTAACTATTAAAGATAAAAAGCATACTTTTGATCACTTAATCTGTGCAACTAGCTCTATCAATTTAGCACCATTACTGAAGAAGCAGCATCCAGTATTGGCTGATGAACTCTCAAAAATACCATTTGTAAATGTTATCGTCATAAATTTAGCTTTTagtaaaaaacttttaaaacaagAAGCTTTTGGATTCCTAGTGCCTCCATCACAGAAACTCCCAATTTTAGGGGTTATCTATGACTCCTCTTGTCTTGATTTAAAAAACGAAACAGTTTTGACTGTGATGATGGGTGGTCGTTGGTTTGATCAGTATTTCAGCGAAAAACAAAGCGAATCAGAGCTATTGGACATTGCACTAAATCAACTTAAACATATACTAGGAATTAATGAAAAACctgaagcttttaaagtttcaattcTCAGAAATTGCATCGCTCAGTATATTGTAGGTCATGCGGACAGAGTTGAAAGGATTGAGAAGTATATCAACGAGAAACGGCTTCCAATTACTCTTGTGGGTGCATCGTACTATGGAGTTGGAATCAATGATGTGGTTTCCTCAGCAATGACAGGTGTTGAAAAGCTGTCTAAAAAGATAGCTCTTGAAAAGAGCTCTGAACGGTCAAACACCTTCAGAACgactttttag
- the Polr2I gene encoding DNA-directed RNA polymerase II subunit RPB9 gives MGDQGFVGIRFCQECNNMLYPKEDKENKVLLYACRNCDYRQLADSNCIYVNKIMHEIDELTHIVSDVISDPTLPRTEDHPCPKCNHREAVFFQAQTRRAEEEMRLYYVCTNQHCTHRWTE, from the exons ATGGGCGACCAAGGTTTTGTGGGGATACGTTTTTGTCAAGAATG caacaACATGTTGTATCCAAAAGAGGATAAAGAGAACAAAGTTTTACTGTACGCC TGTCGGAATTGTGACTACAGACAACTGGCAGATAGCAACTGTATCTATGTAAATAAGATTATGCACGAAATAGA tgaattaaCACATATTGTATCAGATGTCATCTCGGACCCCACTCTACCTCGCACTGAAGATCACCCATGCCCAAAATGTAACCATAGAGAAGCCGTATTTTTCCAAGCCCAGACCAGAAGAGCTGAG GAGGAAATGAGGCTTTACTATGTCTGTACCAATCAGCATTGCACGCATCGCTGGACTGAATGA